The Desulfosporosinus acidiphilus SJ4 genome has a window encoding:
- a CDS encoding 1,4-dihydroxy-2-naphthoate polyprenyltransferase: MNNLQYSVPQNRRTSKVLWKITRPHTLTASVIPVLIGTTLSLHNKSVHLLLFLAMLVACLFIQIATNLFNEYYDFKRGLDTQDSIGIGGAIVREGFRPKTVMLLALVCYGLSIILGVYICANSSWWLALIGLAGMLIGYLYTGGPLPIAYTPLGEVFSGLFMGTFFILISFFIQTGQVNGKSILVSVPTGILVGAINMANNIRDLDGDKASGRKTMAILLGHEYAVFGLGIMFAIAYLWVIGLVLSSSVSPWLLLVLLSIPKAIQAVKGFVGLNLPIQMMPYVKVTAQTNTIFGLLLCLGLFITK, translated from the coding sequence ATGAATAACCTGCAATATTCTGTACCACAGAACCGTCGTACATCAAAGGTTTTATGGAAAATAACCCGCCCCCATACGTTAACTGCATCAGTCATCCCCGTACTAATTGGTACGACTCTGTCTCTGCATAATAAAAGTGTCCACTTACTACTTTTTCTGGCTATGCTTGTGGCCTGTCTTTTCATCCAAATTGCCACTAATTTGTTTAACGAGTACTATGATTTCAAACGCGGATTGGATACCCAAGACTCTATTGGTATCGGCGGAGCTATCGTTAGAGAAGGATTCCGGCCAAAAACTGTCATGCTGCTCGCCCTGGTTTGCTACGGCTTATCTATAATTTTAGGCGTGTACATCTGTGCTAATAGCAGCTGGTGGTTAGCCTTAATCGGGCTCGCTGGAATGCTCATTGGCTATCTATACACCGGAGGACCTTTGCCCATAGCATATACCCCTTTAGGTGAGGTTTTTTCTGGTTTGTTCATGGGAACCTTTTTTATCCTCATATCGTTTTTCATTCAGACAGGACAAGTTAACGGGAAAAGCATCCTCGTTTCTGTCCCCACCGGGATTTTAGTCGGAGCCATCAATATGGCCAATAACATTCGCGATCTCGACGGAGATAAGGCTTCAGGACGAAAAACCATGGCTATTTTGCTTGGCCACGAGTATGCTGTTTTCGGGTTAGGAATTATGTTTGCTATTGCTTATCTCTGGGTCATCGGGTTGGTCCTTAGCAGTTCAGTCAGCCCCTGGCTTCTGCTCGTTTTATTGAGTATCCCTAAGGCAATCCAAGCGGTGAAAGGTTTTGTCGGCCTTAACCTTCCCATACAGATGATGCCATATGTAAAAGTAACGGCTCAAACTAATACTATTTTTGGATTGTTATTATGTTTGGGACTATTTATAACAAAATAA
- a CDS encoding DMT family transporter has translation MKCDLSNEVTVRRRLPSVLYSEQFYANLAMLAVIIFWGISYVSIKITVVEIPPITMALIRFALASIILGIILRRVEPQARLDKSDLPKMFLGGVFGITIYFLFENYGVKLSSATNASLIVSVVPIITIMLDILFFHSKLSIMKIAGVFIAIGGSYLAVTANGKVDLNSGHFLGNILMLCAMLSWAFFTLVNKSLQKKYSGLFLTTYQTFFGTLCFIPLSLFEYKEWRPFSLTVLGNLLFLAVFCSVAGYVLYTYALKRLDVALTTIYLNLIPVVGVLSGYLILRESVLPIQLVGGGITLLAIVIINFELVAYQLRKQKQL, from the coding sequence ATGAAATGTGATTTAAGTAACGAAGTAACGGTAAGAAGGAGATTGCCCTCTGTTCTTTATAGTGAACAGTTTTATGCCAATTTGGCCATGTTGGCCGTAATTATTTTTTGGGGCATTTCTTATGTAAGCATCAAGATAACCGTTGTTGAAATCCCTCCCATAACGATGGCACTTATCCGTTTTGCACTGGCTTCCATAATACTTGGGATTATTCTCCGTAGAGTTGAACCCCAGGCAAGGCTGGATAAATCCGATCTGCCAAAAATGTTTTTGGGCGGAGTTTTCGGCATTACTATTTATTTCCTGTTTGAAAATTATGGAGTCAAATTATCCTCTGCAACAAATGCATCACTGATAGTCTCAGTGGTACCCATTATTACAATCATGCTCGACATTTTGTTTTTTCACAGTAAGCTATCCATCATGAAAATAGCGGGAGTTTTTATTGCCATAGGAGGATCCTATCTTGCAGTTACAGCAAATGGAAAAGTTGATCTGAATTCCGGCCACTTCTTAGGCAACATTTTAATGCTTTGTGCGATGCTGTCTTGGGCCTTTTTTACTTTAGTCAATAAGTCCCTGCAAAAGAAATATTCAGGATTATTTTTAACAACATACCAAACTTTTTTTGGCACTTTATGTTTTATCCCATTGTCACTCTTTGAGTATAAAGAATGGAGGCCCTTTTCTCTGACGGTCTTAGGAAATCTCTTGTTTCTGGCAGTTTTTTGTTCCGTTGCAGGATACGTATTGTATACTTATGCCTTGAAACGCTTAGATGTCGCTCTGACTACGATCTATCTAAATCTGATCCCTGTGGTGGGAGTACTCAGTGGTTACCTCATATTAAGAGAAAGCGTTTTACCTATCCAACTTGTCGGCGGGGGAATAACTCTTCTTGCTATTGTTATCATTAATTTTGAATTGGTAGCTTATCAGCTCAGAAAGCAAAAGCAATTGTAA
- a CDS encoding sigma-54 interaction domain-containing protein, which yields MPQESIRDSLSNNVVVFPLRSTEKRFAVTEGSAVPKYKGDYSTFKDGLEGFQHNDKIGIYITDGQGYTLGVNSTYEKLTGIKITEIQGKHMSKLVKDGLFDRSVTLMVLQSGKAETISQQIIRTNQMVCATGNPIFNDFGEIINVMTTVRPLGKGIIQSENYDPCLIEGVGSVIAQSQIMRDLLKKAIHLANFESNILIEGPTGAGKEVIAKTLHYSGLRKNGPFIKVNMSALPEDLVESELFGYEGGAFTGAKKQGKEGLIKAAHHGTLFLDEIGEMPKNLQVKLLRVLQERELTPLGSTRPIPVDCRVIAATNRNLQQSVREGTFREDLFYRLNVIYLRIPGLSERPEDVIALATHFVSEMGNRLKVSKTLTNSALRALTSYSWPGNVRELQNLIERLIVLHPGNLISETHISEFLGINLDRMSLTTLMERSVVNLERKLILEAIKAANGDKAEAAKALGIHRTTLSRKMQRYGLL from the coding sequence TTGCCACAAGAAAGTATTAGGGATAGTCTCAGTAATAACGTGGTTGTGTTTCCCTTGCGGTCTACTGAAAAACGTTTTGCTGTTACTGAAGGTTCGGCAGTACCGAAATACAAAGGGGATTATTCAACATTTAAGGATGGGCTGGAAGGTTTTCAGCACAATGATAAGATTGGAATCTATATAACGGACGGACAAGGATATACCTTAGGCGTTAATAGTACATATGAGAAATTAACGGGAATAAAGATAACAGAAATACAAGGCAAACACATGAGCAAACTTGTCAAAGATGGTTTATTTGACCGCTCGGTAACCTTAATGGTACTTCAATCCGGTAAAGCAGAGACCATAAGTCAGCAGATTATAAGAACGAATCAGATGGTCTGTGCAACAGGTAACCCTATTTTCAATGATTTCGGTGAAATTATTAACGTAATGACAACGGTTCGTCCTTTGGGAAAGGGCATAATTCAATCAGAAAATTATGATCCCTGCCTTATCGAAGGAGTTGGATCAGTAATAGCCCAAAGCCAAATAATGCGGGATTTGTTGAAAAAAGCCATTCATTTAGCTAATTTTGAATCAAATATTTTAATTGAAGGCCCTACCGGAGCCGGAAAAGAAGTAATAGCTAAGACCTTGCATTATTCAGGTTTGCGAAAAAACGGTCCTTTCATTAAGGTTAATATGTCTGCTTTGCCGGAAGATTTAGTTGAGTCGGAGCTATTTGGTTACGAAGGCGGAGCCTTTACAGGAGCGAAAAAGCAGGGTAAAGAAGGTCTCATAAAAGCTGCACATCACGGAACATTGTTTTTAGACGAAATTGGGGAGATGCCTAAAAACTTGCAAGTTAAGCTCCTTAGGGTGTTACAGGAACGGGAATTAACCCCTTTAGGGTCTACTCGTCCCATTCCTGTGGATTGCCGGGTAATCGCAGCAACAAACAGAAATTTGCAGCAGTCTGTTAGGGAAGGGACATTTCGTGAGGATCTCTTTTACCGGCTAAATGTGATTTATTTACGAATTCCGGGATTGAGCGAACGACCGGAGGATGTTATAGCGTTAGCAACCCATTTCGTTTCTGAAATGGGAAATCGGTTAAAGGTATCAAAGACTCTGACAAATTCAGCTTTAAGAGCCTTAACTAGTTATTCATGGCCTGGGAATGTGCGTGAACTTCAGAACCTAATTGAGCGTCTGATCGTTTTGCATCCTGGCAACCTTATTTCAGAAACACACATTTCAGAGTTTTTGGGAATTAATCTTGATAGAATGTCGTTGACAACCTTAATGGAAAGAAGTGTTGTCAATCTGGAACGAAAACTCATTTTAGAGGCTATTAAAGCGGCTAACGGGGATAAAGCGGAGGCAGCTAAGGCCCTAGGAATTCATCGCACGACTCTTTCTCGAAAAATGCAACGATATGGTTTGTTATAG
- a CDS encoding P-II family nitrogen regulator, protein MKKVEAIIRPEKLDEVKEALSKNWINRLTNSHVFGSGNQRGYIKVYRNVEFNAYFIPKMKVEVVVRDEDVDRVVEIITEMSRTGIIGDGKIVIAAVEDAVAIRTGNKGERGL, encoded by the coding sequence ATGAAAAAAGTGGAAGCAATCATTCGTCCGGAGAAGTTAGATGAAGTAAAGGAAGCACTCAGCAAGAATTGGATTAATCGCTTGACAAATAGTCATGTTTTTGGAAGCGGTAATCAAAGAGGGTATATTAAAGTATATAGAAATGTAGAGTTTAATGCGTACTTTATTCCTAAAATGAAAGTCGAGGTTGTGGTCAGGGATGAGGACGTTGACAGGGTTGTAGAAATAATTACCGAAATGAGCAGAACAGGGATAATTGGTGATGGCAAAATAGTAATAGCGGCTGTTGAAGATGCAGTAGCAATTAGAACCGGCAACAAGGGAGAAAGAGGATTATAA
- a CDS encoding DUF6773 family protein yields the protein MRDERVEQAKNKIRSEIAVIIYIAIAVSFIVKRFYLNMSLEECITEYLILIFFSVYEVIRMNMLKVSLFNVYPKRGNRQLMIVMIVAFLIVALAAFAFPLTKGSTVKFSYGSIVPVMIFLVFFVGISLIARKYHQDRAIKYEKEFDDNEPEE from the coding sequence ATGAGAGATGAAAGAGTTGAACAAGCCAAAAATAAAATAAGAAGTGAAATTGCAGTCATTATCTATATCGCCATAGCTGTATCATTTATAGTAAAAAGATTCTATTTGAATATGAGTTTGGAGGAATGCATTACAGAATATTTGATTTTAATCTTTTTTTCGGTGTATGAAGTCATAAGAATGAATATGTTGAAGGTAAGTCTCTTCAATGTTTACCCTAAGCGTGGAAACCGGCAATTAATGATTGTAATGATTGTCGCGTTTTTAATAGTAGCATTGGCAGCCTTTGCTTTTCCTTTAACAAAAGGGTCAACCGTAAAGTTTTCATATGGCTCAATAGTTCCAGTGATGATTTTTTTAGTTTTTTTTGTTGGTATATCTTTAATTGCCAGGAAATATCATCAAGACAGAGCCATTAAGTACGAAAAAGAATTTGATGATAATGAACCTGAAGAATAA
- a CDS encoding arsinothricin resistance N-acetyltransferase ArsN1 family B — protein sequence MIRLANKQDTVQILDIYRPYVEDTSISFETDVPSHDEMEKRIDRVLQRNPWLVYEDSNVVLGYAYASKHRERAAYRWSIDVSIYVRKECRGKGIGKALYTSLLPLLKLQGYCNAYAGICLPNESSVGIHEYFGFKKIAQYNKAGYKFDQWHDVGWWELFLNHHSNEPTEPIPLSLVEQYKILEELG from the coding sequence ATGATTAGACTTGCTAATAAGCAAGACACGGTACAAATTCTTGACATTTATAGACCCTACGTTGAAGATACATCAATTTCTTTTGAAACAGATGTTCCGTCCCATGATGAAATGGAGAAAAGAATTGATCGTGTATTGCAGAGAAATCCATGGTTAGTTTACGAAGATAGTAATGTAGTTTTAGGCTATGCCTACGCTTCTAAACATCGTGAACGAGCTGCGTACAGATGGTCGATCGACGTTTCTATCTACGTTAGGAAGGAATGCAGAGGAAAGGGAATCGGTAAGGCGTTATACACATCCTTGCTTCCCCTCTTAAAGCTCCAAGGTTATTGCAATGCTTACGCAGGGATCTGTTTGCCTAATGAATCAAGTGTTGGAATCCACGAGTATTTTGGTTTTAAGAAGATAGCCCAATATAATAAAGCAGGATACAAATTTGACCAATGGCATGATGTAGGATGGTGGGAGTTGTTTCTTAATCATCATTCGAATGAACCCACCGAACCAATTCCTTTAAGCTTGGTTGAACAATATAAGATACTTGAGGAACTTGGTTAA
- a CDS encoding anion transporter — protein sequence MHNLIISGLILTLSMLVFAIGKSPVFRVDRAGIAIIGAALTVGTGVMSFDQAAQAVDYRTIILLFSMMIITSYLNMSGFFQLAGNQFLSRLNGKNQLLFMVILITGILSAFFINDIVCLLLTPIVIMITRRARLNPTPYLLGVAAASNIGSAATLIGNPQNILIESLSRINFGWYMALAIPISLVGLVLIYVLLSWIYKEELSGQLPEFQPMTGVVHGYLVKKGLVVVFLVLVGFLMGFDPAIVASLGAAYLLITRRVKPNKIYRGIDFNLLVIFIGLFVIIGGVEHSGLLMLLMHTPWMKSVQNLQVFSILTVVLSNIVSNVPAVMLLKYLVPVHMGHVWWAALAIFSTVAGNLTLTGSIANLIVVELAKKENVEIKFLTYLKIGLPLTVSMVFIALLYFAIITKIFHIA from the coding sequence GTGCACAATTTGATTATTTCAGGATTGATTCTAACATTATCTATGCTAGTTTTTGCTATTGGAAAAAGTCCGGTTTTTAGGGTGGATCGCGCCGGAATTGCAATTATAGGTGCCGCTCTAACAGTGGGAACGGGAGTTATGAGCTTCGATCAGGCGGCTCAGGCTGTAGATTACCGGACAATAATACTGTTATTTTCAATGATGATCATTACGTCCTACTTAAATATGTCTGGGTTCTTTCAACTAGCCGGAAACCAATTCCTCAGTCGTTTGAACGGTAAAAATCAATTATTGTTTATGGTCATTCTAATCACAGGGATATTGTCTGCCTTCTTTATTAACGACATTGTCTGTTTGCTCCTAACCCCTATTGTGATTATGATTACTAGGCGGGCAAGGTTAAATCCCACGCCTTACTTACTAGGAGTAGCGGCCGCTTCGAATATAGGCAGTGCTGCCACCTTGATTGGTAATCCTCAGAATATCTTAATTGAAAGCCTTTCACGTATTAATTTTGGCTGGTATATGGCGTTGGCGATACCAATCTCCCTTGTAGGACTTGTGCTTATATACGTGTTACTTAGTTGGATATACAAAGAGGAACTGAGCGGCCAACTTCCTGAGTTTCAACCGATGACAGGGGTCGTACACGGATATTTAGTCAAGAAAGGTTTAGTTGTAGTATTTCTAGTTTTGGTAGGATTTTTGATGGGATTTGATCCAGCGATTGTTGCCAGTCTGGGAGCAGCCTATTTGCTTATAACGCGCAGAGTTAAACCGAATAAAATATATCGCGGGATAGACTTTAATCTTTTGGTCATATTCATTGGATTATTTGTAATTATTGGTGGAGTTGAGCATAGTGGCTTGCTTATGTTACTTATGCATACACCATGGATGAAGAGTGTCCAAAATTTACAGGTGTTTTCGATTTTAACTGTGGTGCTTTCAAATATTGTGAGTAATGTACCAGCTGTAATGCTGCTGAAATATTTGGTTCCAGTCCATATGGGACATGTTTGGTGGGCTGCATTAGCTATATTCAGTACGGTTGCAGGGAATCTTACACTGACTGGTTCAATTGCAAATTTAATTGTTGTTGAGCTTGCTAAAAAAGAAAATGTGGAGATAAAATTTTTGACATACCTCAAAATTGGACTCCCGTTGACAGTAAGCATGGTGTTTATAGCGCTTTTGTATTTTGCAATAATAACAAAGATATTCCATATTGCTTAA
- a CDS encoding acetyl-CoA hydrolase/transferase family protein produces MKWQTVYDGRIKEAAEAVRIIKSGQRVVIGHACGEPQALVEAMAERKSELQSVEIVHMVAMGKASYCLPEMEGHFRHNSLFVGGTSRKAVNEGRADFTPVFFSEIPSLFRDGYLPPDVALVQMSPPDQSGFCSLGVSVDYTLQALRSAHTVIAQVNHFMPRTLGDSFVHVSELDIIVPFDEPLIELPKPQISQVEENIGRFVAGLVPDGATLQLGIGAIPDAVLRFLTNKNDLGIHSEMFSDGVVNLYEMGVINNKAKTLHPGKMLATFLMGTRVLYDFVNDNPVVEMHSVDYTNNPYIIGRNERLTSINSALQVDLCGQVCADSIGYRQYSAVGGQVDFVRGARLSCGGKSIIALPSTAANGKISRIAIHLDEGAAVTTSRNDVDYIVTEYGIASLRGKTIRERANALIEIAHPQFHEELKVQAKKNGIPL; encoded by the coding sequence ATGAAATGGCAGACAGTTTACGACGGGAGAATCAAGGAGGCGGCTGAAGCTGTCCGTATTATCAAATCAGGTCAAAGAGTGGTTATAGGTCATGCCTGTGGTGAACCACAGGCCCTTGTGGAAGCTATGGCAGAAAGAAAAAGTGAACTTCAATCGGTGGAAATCGTTCACATGGTGGCTATGGGGAAAGCCTCGTATTGCCTCCCGGAGATGGAGGGGCATTTTCGGCATAATTCCTTGTTTGTGGGAGGGACCTCTCGCAAAGCAGTTAATGAAGGACGAGCTGATTTTACCCCAGTATTTTTTTCCGAAATACCGTCACTGTTTAGAGATGGATACCTTCCGCCGGATGTAGCTTTAGTTCAGATGTCACCGCCCGATCAAAGCGGCTTTTGCAGTCTAGGTGTTTCCGTAGATTATACCCTGCAAGCGCTTCGTTCGGCCCATACAGTTATTGCCCAAGTTAATCATTTCATGCCCAGAACATTGGGGGATTCCTTTGTCCATGTCAGCGAATTGGACATTATTGTGCCTTTTGACGAGCCGCTGATAGAATTACCAAAGCCTCAAATTAGCCAAGTCGAAGAAAACATCGGCCGGTTTGTAGCCGGATTAGTGCCGGACGGAGCAACGTTACAATTAGGGATCGGTGCTATACCGGATGCAGTTTTGCGTTTTTTGACAAACAAGAATGATTTAGGTATTCACAGTGAAATGTTTTCCGATGGAGTAGTGAATTTGTATGAGATGGGGGTTATTAACAACAAGGCCAAAACACTTCACCCGGGAAAAATGCTGGCTACTTTTCTCATGGGGACTCGAGTCTTATATGATTTTGTGAATGATAATCCTGTGGTTGAAATGCATTCCGTAGATTATACAAATAATCCCTATATCATTGGCCGGAATGAGCGGCTTACGTCGATTAATTCTGCTCTTCAGGTTGATCTCTGCGGTCAGGTCTGCGCAGATTCTATCGGTTATCGTCAATACAGCGCAGTAGGAGGACAGGTTGACTTTGTCAGGGGAGCACGATTGTCATGTGGAGGGAAATCCATCATCGCTTTACCATCAACCGCTGCAAATGGTAAGATCTCCAGAATCGCTATTCATCTGGATGAAGGGGCAGCCGTGACGACCAGTCGGAATGATGTGGATTACATCGTCACTGAATACGGAATTGCGAGCCTAAGAGGAAAAACAATTCGTGAAAGGGCTAACGCTTTAATTGAGATTGCACATCCCCAATTCCATGAGGAGCTGAAAGTCCAGGCTAAGAAAAATGGCATCCCTCTCTAG
- a CDS encoding 4-hydroxyphenylacetate 3-hydroxylase family protein codes for MKTAAEYEESLRKLNLKVYLQGELVENPVDHPIIRPSMNSVKATYALAEDPLYQDLMTAASHLTGKKINRFCHLHQNTDDLIKKVKMQRLLGQKTAACFQRCVGMDAINAVDSVTFEIDQTLGTNYHERFIKFLTKMQEEDWTVDGAMTDPKGDRGLFPSQQADPDLYVRVVEKSDRGIIVRGAKAHQTGALNSHWILVMPTSTMRKEDADYAVSFAAPADAEGIFYIYGRQSCDTRKLEGGDIDVGNKQFGGHEALMVFDDVFIPWENVFMCGEYDFSGVLVERFAGYHRQSYGGCKVGVGDVLIGAAALAADYNGASKASHVKDKLIEMTHLNETLYACGIACSAEGHKTASGTYLINMLLANVTKQNVTRYPYEIARLAEDIAGGLMVTMPSEKDLRHPEIGKVVDKYLRGANSVPTENRMRILRLIENITLGTAAVGYRTESMHGAGSPQAQRIMISRQGNLEQKKELAKAIAGIGKKKEG; via the coding sequence ATGAAAACAGCCGCTGAGTATGAAGAAAGCCTTAGGAAACTTAATTTAAAGGTTTACCTGCAAGGTGAACTGGTTGAAAATCCCGTCGATCACCCTATCATCAGACCCTCGATGAACTCAGTCAAAGCAACCTATGCTTTAGCTGAAGATCCATTGTATCAGGATTTAATGACTGCTGCCTCCCATCTTACAGGTAAGAAGATTAATCGCTTCTGCCATTTGCATCAAAATACCGATGATCTGATCAAAAAGGTCAAGATGCAGCGTCTCTTGGGACAAAAAACGGCGGCGTGTTTCCAACGCTGTGTGGGGATGGATGCCATTAATGCTGTGGACAGTGTAACGTTTGAAATAGATCAAACGTTGGGTACAAACTATCATGAGCGATTTATTAAATTTTTAACTAAAATGCAGGAAGAGGATTGGACAGTTGATGGAGCTATGACTGATCCCAAAGGGGATCGTGGTTTATTCCCCAGTCAACAAGCAGACCCTGATCTTTATGTCCGTGTTGTTGAAAAAAGTGATCGTGGGATTATCGTTCGAGGGGCTAAAGCTCATCAAACGGGAGCTTTGAATTCACATTGGATCCTGGTGATGCCTACCAGTACAATGCGCAAAGAAGACGCAGACTACGCCGTTTCCTTTGCCGCTCCTGCGGATGCAGAAGGAATATTTTATATCTATGGCCGCCAGTCTTGTGATACGCGCAAACTGGAAGGCGGAGATATTGATGTTGGGAATAAGCAGTTCGGAGGACATGAAGCCCTCATGGTTTTTGATGATGTATTTATTCCTTGGGAAAATGTTTTCATGTGCGGTGAGTATGATTTTAGTGGAGTCTTGGTGGAACGCTTTGCTGGGTATCATCGCCAAAGCTATGGAGGCTGTAAAGTTGGTGTTGGTGATGTGCTTATTGGAGCTGCAGCGCTTGCAGCAGATTATAATGGAGCCTCCAAAGCTTCTCATGTCAAGGATAAACTCATAGAAATGACGCATCTTAATGAAACTTTGTATGCCTGTGGAATTGCTTGTTCAGCTGAAGGTCACAAAACTGCCTCAGGTACTTATTTGATTAATATGCTGTTAGCTAATGTGACGAAACAAAATGTTACACGTTATCCTTATGAAATAGCTCGCTTGGCTGAGGATATAGCCGGAGGGTTAATGGTGACCATGCCTTCGGAAAAAGATTTGCGTCATCCGGAAATTGGCAAGGTCGTTGACAAATATCTACGCGGAGCCAATTCTGTACCTACTGAAAATCGAATGCGCATTTTGCGTTTAATAGAAAATATTACGTTAGGTACGGCTGCAGTCGGTTATCGGACGGAATCAATGCATGGGGCCGGTTCTCCGCAGGCCCAGCGTATTATGATATCTCGCCAGGGCAATCTGGAACAAAAAAAGGAGTTAGCTAAGGCAATTGCCGGAATTGGCAAGAAGAAGGAGGGTTAA
- a CDS encoding TfoX/Sxy family protein — protein sequence MAVSESFKKYVVDQLGKLGYVTVKKMFGGVSIYYEGLIFGILANDVLYFKVDDSNKTDYVMAGMQPFKPFDDKPTVMPYYEVPVDILENRERLAEWAIKALFASRNNLSKPKKRKRTLES from the coding sequence ATGGCAGTAAGTGAGAGCTTCAAAAAATATGTTGTAGACCAACTTGGAAAATTAGGTTATGTAACGGTCAAAAAGATGTTTGGCGGAGTGAGTATTTACTATGAAGGTTTGATTTTCGGAATACTTGCAAATGACGTCCTTTATTTTAAGGTGGATGACTCTAATAAGACAGATTATGTTATGGCAGGAATGCAACCATTCAAGCCATTTGATGACAAGCCCACGGTAATGCCATATTATGAGGTTCCAGTTGATATTTTGGAAAACAGAGAACGGTTAGCGGAGTGGGCTATAAAAGCTTTATTTGCATCAAGAAATAATCTCTCAAAGCCTAAAAAACGAAAGCGTACTTTAGAGAGTTAG
- a CDS encoding N-acyl homoserine lactonase family protein, protein MKVYVLNTGWLECDENWMVAQTVLGSLSNKTPQVNWIKIPVYAVLIDHPQGKILYDLGCHPDAMNGYWPTGLASVFPFFAEKSQDFVKQLALTGTRPEDIKTVVVSHLHLDHAGNMHLFKHANVYVHRQDFVYGQTLVHLSQDPAAHGAYVKADLEVPVKQYHLVEDDFELVPGVELISLPGHTPGILGLIVHLEKEGTLIFPQDALYDRRNYGPPAKASGIVYDSIAFFKSIEKVRSYAKKYNAKVMFSHDMEFFNTMKKAPEFYE, encoded by the coding sequence ATGAAAGTTTACGTTCTTAATACCGGATGGTTAGAATGCGATGAGAATTGGATGGTTGCTCAAACGGTTCTCGGTTCTTTAAGTAATAAAACTCCTCAGGTCAATTGGATCAAAATACCTGTTTACGCCGTTTTAATTGATCATCCGCAAGGTAAGATCTTGTACGACTTAGGATGCCACCCTGATGCCATGAATGGGTATTGGCCTACCGGTCTGGCCAGTGTTTTTCCGTTCTTTGCTGAAAAATCGCAGGACTTTGTTAAGCAACTTGCCTTGACGGGAACCAGGCCCGAAGATATTAAAACAGTCGTCGTTTCTCATCTCCATCTTGATCATGCCGGGAATATGCACTTATTTAAGCATGCAAACGTCTATGTTCACCGTCAGGATTTTGTGTATGGCCAAACACTGGTCCATTTAAGCCAAGACCCTGCGGCCCACGGGGCCTATGTAAAAGCCGATCTGGAAGTACCGGTAAAACAATATCATCTCGTTGAAGATGATTTCGAGTTGGTCCCTGGAGTCGAACTAATTTCACTGCCGGGACATACGCCTGGGATATTAGGATTGATAGTTCATCTGGAAAAGGAAGGAACTCTCATTTTCCCTCAAGATGCTTTGTATGACCGGCGGAATTATGGACCTCCTGCCAAAGCTTCCGGCATTGTCTATGACAGCATAGCATTCTTCAAATCTATCGAAAAAGTTCGAAGTTACGCCAAGAAATATAATGCGAAGGTCATGTTTTCTCATGATATGGAATTTTTTAATACTATGAAAAAAGCCCCTGAATTTTACGAATAA
- a CDS encoding DUF5808 domain-containing protein — MAKRKWTIEEVEEYRRDHNQYFFYYNKEDANFLVPKANGLGKTNNWAHPLSGVIVIVVLALMVYHAFFK, encoded by the coding sequence TTGGCAAAAAGAAAATGGACCATAGAAGAAGTGGAAGAGTATCGGCGAGATCACAATCAATATTTCTTCTATTACAACAAAGAGGATGCTAATTTTCTTGTTCCAAAAGCAAATGGACTGGGAAAGACCAACAACTGGGCGCATCCGCTTTCGGGTGTTATTGTCATTGTGGTTTTAGCTCTCATGGTCTACCATGCATTTTTTAAGTAA
- a CDS encoding helix-turn-helix transcriptional regulator, whose protein sequence is MKNLKLKAARAGLDMSQEQLAESVGVTRQTIGMIEAGKFNPSLQLCIAICKVLGKTLNDIFWEVES, encoded by the coding sequence TTGAAGAATCTGAAATTGAAGGCCGCAAGAGCCGGATTGGATATGTCCCAAGAACAGTTAGCCGAGTCGGTGGGGGTAACAAGGCAGACCATCGGTATGATCGAGGCTGGAAAATTCAATCCATCATTACAGTTGTGTATTGCAATTTGCAAAGTATTGGGAAAAACCCTAAATGATATTTTTTGGGAGGTAGAATCATGA